The Oreochromis aureus strain Israel breed Guangdong linkage group 7, ZZ_aureus, whole genome shotgun sequence region TGCACAGCTTTCACAAAACCAGGAGACAGGGAAAGACAGAGTGTCTGGGATATGTGATGAAGTTCACGGCGTTGAAGAGGATTTCACTGCTGCAGTGATTCAGAAAGTCCTGGCCTGTGTGCTGTAATCTGGACTAATCCAACAGGGTTTGGCTGCATGTGAGAGATTACAGAACACTGCTGGTCAGTCTGTATTATGCACCAAAGTGTGCGGACACATAAGCTGCACACTCTTTTATGATGCTTTAATATTTCTGCCATTAATGTGCCATTATATCAGCATGTAAACTTTTGCTGATTTTGGAATCCAGATCGTAGTCAGCACCTAATTCCAGTTCATCCCAGAGGTGGGGTCACAAAGCTGCAAGAACAATGCTGTTTAAAATTTAAGGGTTTCCCTCTATTTCATTTAATCATAGcgacaaaaatgacaaaaagcaaaaagcagtaTGTGAGTCTTTGCGTCTGAGcatgagtaaaaatcaaaattcACACTGTTCTCAAATGGTATGCAGTTAAAGCCCTGAGGGCTTGACAGAGAGACGGCAAGAGTGTCACTCTTATTGTAGCTCCACACAGGCCTGAGTGTACAGATATGATGCAAACTCAAATAGACTCAAGCTGAGTGTACGTGACTATATAAAAGGGCAAAAAAGAACTGTTGTTCCATATATGACAGCATGTATATAATAAAGAACTTCTCCACCACAGTAGTGGTGTAAGACCAGAAAGCTAAATACTGAAGACTCAAATGAAACTCTAAATCTCTGCAGTTTCTAACATAATCTCTGACCTAGCTTAGGGTTAACGATGGCAATTATTCAACTAAGCACTCGTGATTGCAGCAGAGCCTCTGTTTAAGCCATGACATAATGCCATAATGTGCTATCAAAATCCCAGAGACTGTTATTGGACTCTCTTCAATGTTCCCTTTTTGAACCAGTGGAAAACTCCAGCTGAATAACAAACAGTGACTTGCAAGAAACTCTGAAGATATCGTGCACTTGTGTGGACATCACGGTTCAGTAGCCCTAGTCAAATTATAATAGGGGAATGAAGAGCGTAGGACTGCAGCGGACATATCAGCTCAGGTTATGCATGCAATGTAAGGACTCATCACAGAAATTTAGTGTAATTACTTCTGAGCCCTGGTATTCTCAATTAGCAGCTTCTCAGACGCAGATTAGATgctttaattttgaaaaaataaaaatcgatTTAGTTAATCCACCCCCCCAAATATCTGGGAACACATTAATAAATGATTGTTAATTTGGTTAAGAAATGCCagaaatgtctttgttttacaaACCTCAGATCAATCTCTGTCATTCAGACTAATTTAAAGCCATCATATTGGACTTTGATAATTATGTCTGGCATTAATTAGTAAgttattaacattttaaaagattCATCGCTCTGGCTAGAAATTTCTGAGGTTGTGGAATTTCATATGATTACATGAAAGCAGCATATTTTATAAACTGAGCTAATCTGGATCTGTTTTCAGTGAGCAGTTATTAGTTGCTGTTATAAATGATGACATAATGAGTCCTGCATGAATTCTCTGCCCCCCTCACACACTTGCACTTTTCTGGTGGCACTTACTTGGTCTCTGGAGCTGTGGAGACTCCAGTGCCAGCGACTCAATGGACCTGCCCCTGCTCTGCTGGTGCTGTGCCAGGTTGGTAACATGGCTCGTGTCGGTGCGGTAACACCCACCCTCTGGAGCGACGGGAATCCTCTCCAAACTCCGCCCGGGTCTCTCGAGGCCCGCGCTGTACCGCGCCGGTCCACACGCCGGGTACCCGGACCCTTCCTCCGGCCTGGCCCGGTTCTGCTGAGGGGGTGCCCGGTGCTGTTGGGTGTTCGTTACGTTACTCGGCCCCAGCGGGCGGACCTTGTTCTCAACCCGAGTCCCGACATTGCATTTGGACAGTGGTGCGAGTTTGTGGTGCTGCTTCGAAGCCTGCTGCGGGTGCACGGCCGCCTGGGCCTTGAAGTTGGAGCTGTTCTCCGGGTTGAGCATGGAGTACCGGAGACCGGCAACAAAGCGCTCAAAAGTGAGGCAGCCATGCGGTGGTGTGACCCTCCTGAGACAGCCCAGCACTCCGCCTGGCAGGTCCCGAGTGTCTGCGCCCTGCCAGCGACTCTCGATCTCTGAGATATGGACGTAGCCCCGGCCACCGTCATCCAAAATGTCAAAGAGGGTCCTCAGGCTGTGCAGGAAGGCTTTGGGCAAACCATCTGTTGAATACTCACTTTCTTTGGGCTGCATTTTGGCAGTTTTAAAGCCGTCTGCGGGTCCCCGAAACACCTCTTTCCTCGACCCAGCTCTGCTGTAAATCACTGAAGTCCCGTTCAGCTTGCAGCTCTGGTCAGTCGCGATCAAAGCCATGAAGGTATTGATAGTCCCCAGCTAATCAGTCAAAAACACACTACACGGGTTGCCTAACtgcatgtaaacacaaagctgaAGATACAGAGTGTAAAATAAATTCCCGCTTACTTACTGAGCAACAAAACATATATGTTCATTAACTTTTATCCCCCAAAACGCCCCCGCAGCATATTTTTCGGGAATAACTACCTCCGCCGCTCTGAGATCCATACTTTCCTTTTTCTGCTCAGGACCGCCCTTC contains the following coding sequences:
- the sapcd2 gene encoding suppressor APC domain-containing protein 2 isoform X1; this translates as MALIATDQSCKLNGTSVIYSRAGSRKEVFRGPADGFKTAKMQPKESEYSTDGLPKAFLHSLRTLFDILDDGGRGYVHISEIESRWQGADTRDLPGGVLGCLRRVTPPHGCLTFERFVAGLRYSMLNPENSSNFKAQAAVHPQQASKQHHKLAPLSKCNVGTRVENKVRPLGPSNVTNTQQHRAPPQQNRARPEEGSGYPACGPARYSAGLERPGRSLERIPVAPEGGCYRTDTSHVTNLAQHQQSRGRSIESLALESPQLQRPSVVKSGLPRSQSESATGFTGGSRRHGRSREEQRRHTISNGVDYGMLKQMKELEQEKDSLLAGLEVVERAREWYQGQIHNVTERQRHIGQSSHCADFFTEANQSRMNVLIPKLQEANRCLNELIGMQPFPSSGAQTAALSANAQPPAPAPPQAIQRLKDQNRLLTQEVTEKSERITQLEQEKSALIKQLFEARARSTQDTSTLDSTFI
- the sapcd2 gene encoding suppressor APC domain-containing protein 2 isoform X2 is translated as MALIATDQSCKLNGTSVIYSRAGSRKEVFRGPADGFKTAKMQPKESEYSTDGLPKAFLHSLRTLFDILDDGGRGYVHISEIESRWQGADTRDLPGGVLGCLRRVTPPHGCLTFERFVAGLRYSMLNPENSSNFKAQAAVHPQQASKQHHKLAPLSKCNVGTRVENKVRPLGPSNVTNTQQHRAPPQQNRARPEEGSGYPACGPARYSAGLERPGRSLERIPVAPEGGCYRTDTSHVTNLAQHQQSRGRSIESLALESPQLQRPSVVKSGLPRSQSESATGFTGGSRRHGRSREEQRRHTISNGVDYGMLKQMKELEQEKDSLLAGLEVVERAREWYQGQIHNVTERQRHIGQSSHCADFFTEANQSRMNVLIPKLQEANRCLNELIGMPFPSSGAQTAALSANAQPPAPAPPQAIQRLKDQNRLLTQEVTEKSERITQLEQEKSALIKQLFEARARSTQDTSTLDSTFI